In the Caldibacillus debilis DSM 16016 genome, one interval contains:
- a CDS encoding COX15/CtaA family protein, giving the protein MQPRLKWLANITTIGMLLVLLGGALVTKTESGDGCGASWPLCKGKWIPDEITPQLVIEFSHRAVSGIVGILVLLLAYWSWKQIGHIRETKFLAVVSVLFLVLQSLIGAARVIWGQSDYILAAHFGISLISFSAVLLLAILIHEIDKKFAADRLILDGFMKKNTVAVSVYAFFVVYTGALVRHTGASMICSGWPLCRGRLEFPGNLFEWVQMGHRFAAGLLYLWIFAIMLYGIRRYKDKPVIYYGWIIAFLLASLQVLSGALIIFTKLNLFIALMHALFISCLFGLITYFLLLVYRSRLNEMKNAGPPVNLSR; this is encoded by the coding sequence TTGCAACCAAGGCTGAAATGGCTGGCGAACATCACGACCATCGGGATGCTGCTTGTCCTCCTCGGAGGGGCGTTGGTAACGAAGACCGAATCCGGCGACGGCTGCGGGGCGTCTTGGCCCCTCTGCAAAGGGAAATGGATCCCGGACGAAATAACGCCGCAACTGGTCATCGAGTTCTCCCACCGGGCCGTTTCCGGCATCGTGGGAATCCTCGTCCTTCTTTTGGCCTATTGGAGCTGGAAGCAAATCGGCCACATCCGGGAAACCAAATTTTTGGCCGTCGTTTCCGTCTTATTCCTTGTCCTGCAAAGCCTGATCGGCGCCGCGAGGGTGATCTGGGGGCAGTCGGATTACATATTGGCCGCCCATTTCGGCATTTCGCTCATCTCCTTTTCCGCCGTCCTCTTGCTCGCCATTTTAATCCATGAAATTGACAAAAAATTTGCGGCGGACCGGCTCATCCTTGACGGATTCATGAAAAAAAATACCGTCGCCGTTTCGGTTTACGCTTTTTTCGTCGTCTATACCGGCGCCCTCGTCCGCCACACCGGAGCGAGCATGATCTGTTCCGGCTGGCCGCTCTGCCGCGGCCGCCTGGAGTTTCCGGGCAACCTTTTTGAATGGGTGCAAATGGGGCACCGTTTCGCGGCGGGGCTGCTCTACCTTTGGATCTTCGCCATCATGCTTTACGGCATCCGCCGCTACAAGGACAAGCCGGTTATCTATTACGGCTGGATCATCGCCTTCCTCCTGGCCAGCCTGCAAGTTTTATCCGGCGCGCTGATCATCTTTACCAAGCTGAACCTGTTCATCGCATTGATGCACGCCCTGTTCATTTCCTGCCTTTTCGGGCTGATCACCTATTTCTTGCTGCTCGTCTACCGGAGCCGGTTGAACGAGATGAAAAACGCCGGCCCTCCGGTCAACCTTTCCCGCTGA
- a CDS encoding cytochrome (ubi)quinol oxidase subunit III has protein sequence MNVEEKFTPQTWPELPERQTLDGKNKFIGFWLFLGGETVLFASLFATYLALKDKVPDDSHYLAKDLFSLPLVFVMTMLLLTSSLTSVYAIYHMRNFHFKKMQAWFFITVLLGAGFLALEIYEFNHYVHEFHHTFRSSAFGSAYYTLVGTHGAHVLFGLLWIITLLLRNAKRGLNLYNAPKFYVASLYWHFIDVVWVFIFTVVYLMGKVG, from the coding sequence ATGAATGTCGAGGAAAAATTTACCCCGCAAACCTGGCCGGAATTGCCCGAAAGACAAACCCTGGACGGGAAAAATAAATTCATCGGGTTCTGGCTCTTCCTGGGAGGCGAAACGGTCCTGTTCGCTTCCCTCTTCGCCACCTATTTGGCCTTAAAGGACAAGGTACCCGATGATTCCCATTATTTGGCCAAGGACCTGTTCAGCCTGCCGCTCGTTTTCGTGATGACGATGCTTCTCTTGACCAGTTCTTTGACCAGCGTCTATGCGATTTACCATATGCGCAATTTCCATTTTAAAAAGATGCAGGCATGGTTTTTCATCACCGTCCTTTTGGGCGCGGGCTTCCTTGCCTTAGAGATTTACGAATTTAACCATTACGTTCATGAATTTCATCATACGTTCCGGAGCAGCGCCTTCGGCTCAGCCTATTACACGCTGGTCGGCACCCACGGCGCCCACGTGCTGTTCGGGCTCTTGTGGATCATCACCCTGCTTTTAAGAAATGCGAAACGCGGCCTGAACCTTTACAACGCTCCCAAATTTTACGTGGCCAGCCTGTATTGGCATTTCATCGACGTCGTTTGGGTGTTTATCTTTACCGTCGTCTATCTCATGGGTAAGGTGGGATGA
- the ctaD gene encoding cytochrome c oxidase subunit I, which translates to MATAAVKKGFRAGLWEYLTTVDHKKIAHLYLAGGSFFFLLGGVEALLIRLQLMKPENDLLNEELYNQIMTMHGTTMIFLAAMPLLFAFMNAVVPLQIGARDVAFPFLNALGFWLFMFGGLFLNLSWFLGGAPDAGWTSYASLSLHSPGHGIDFYTLGLQISGFGTLISGINFLVTIINMRAPGMTFMRMPLFTWTTFVASALILFAFPPLTVGIFFLMFDRLFGSHFFDVAMGGNTIIWEHLFWIFGHPEVYILVLPAFGIFSEIIPTFARKRLFGYSSMVFATVLIGFLGFMVWAHHMFTTGMGPVPNAIFAVATMAIAVPTGIKIFNWLLTMWGGSIRISVPMLWALGFIPSFVIGGVTGVMQAAAPLDYQLHDSYFIVAHFHYVILGGVVFAIFAAAHFYWPKMFGKMLSEKLGYITFVFFFTGFHLTFFVQHFLGLLGMPRRVASYLGGQGWDLYNFISSVGAIMMAIGVIVLLINVVVSSLRKEKAPNDPWGDGRTIEWALPSPPPFYNFKQIPLVRGLDAYWLEKMEGRKELTPAEPLGDIHMPNNSIMPFIISLGLFIAAFGAMYNPLNQVGDGKPWALPVLIIGLAITFGTMFLRSVKDDYGYHIHKEDLIDDTEKGAKA; encoded by the coding sequence TTGGCGACTGCCGCAGTGAAAAAAGGGTTTCGAGCGGGTCTATGGGAGTACCTGACCACGGTAGACCATAAAAAAATCGCCCATCTTTATTTGGCCGGCGGAAGTTTTTTCTTCCTGCTCGGCGGCGTTGAGGCCCTGCTCATCCGTTTGCAATTGATGAAACCGGAGAACGATCTCCTGAATGAAGAACTGTATAACCAAATCATGACGATGCACGGGACGACGATGATCTTCCTGGCGGCCATGCCGCTCCTGTTCGCCTTCATGAACGCCGTTGTCCCGCTGCAAATCGGCGCGAGGGACGTGGCTTTTCCCTTCTTGAACGCGCTGGGCTTCTGGCTGTTCATGTTCGGCGGTTTGTTCTTGAATCTGTCCTGGTTCTTGGGGGGAGCCCCCGATGCGGGATGGACTTCCTACGCTTCGCTGTCGCTGCACTCGCCGGGCCACGGGATCGATTTTTACACGCTCGGTTTGCAGATTTCCGGTTTCGGAACATTGATTTCCGGGATCAACTTTTTGGTTACGATCATCAACATGCGGGCGCCGGGCATGACCTTTATGCGGATGCCGCTCTTTACGTGGACGACTTTCGTGGCCTCCGCCCTGATCCTGTTCGCGTTTCCCCCGCTGACCGTCGGCATCTTTTTCCTGATGTTCGACCGGCTGTTCGGCAGCCACTTCTTCGATGTGGCGATGGGCGGAAACACGATCATCTGGGAGCACCTGTTCTGGATTTTCGGCCACCCGGAAGTGTACATCCTGGTCCTGCCGGCATTCGGCATTTTCTCTGAAATCATTCCGACCTTTGCCCGGAAACGGCTGTTCGGATATTCATCCATGGTGTTCGCCACGGTGCTGATCGGGTTTTTGGGCTTTATGGTGTGGGCGCACCATATGTTCACGACCGGGATGGGCCCCGTCCCCAACGCCATCTTTGCCGTGGCGACGATGGCCATCGCCGTTCCGACGGGCATTAAGATCTTCAACTGGCTGCTGACGATGTGGGGCGGAAGCATCCGGATATCCGTTCCGATGCTTTGGGCGCTCGGATTCATCCCCTCTTTCGTCATCGGCGGGGTCACAGGGGTCATGCAAGCCGCTGCTCCCCTGGACTATCAATTGCACGATTCCTATTTCATCGTGGCCCACTTCCACTACGTCATTCTCGGCGGGGTCGTCTTTGCCATCTTCGCGGCAGCCCATTTCTATTGGCCGAAAATGTTCGGCAAGATGTTGAGCGAAAAATTGGGCTACATTACTTTCGTCTTCTTTTTCACCGGTTTCCATCTGACCTTCTTCGTCCAGCATTTCCTCGGCCTGCTGGGCATGCCGCGGCGGGTTGCCAGCTACTTGGGCGGACAAGGATGGGATCTTTACAATTTCATCAGCTCCGTCGGGGCGATTATGATGGCGATCGGGGTCATCGTGCTGCTGATCAACGTGGTCGTTTCTTCCCTGCGCAAAGAAAAGGCCCCGAACGACCCGTGGGGAGACGGCAGAACGATCGAATGGGCGTTGCCTTCGCCGCCGCCGTTCTACAACTTTAAGCAGATTCCCCTCGTCAGGGGGCTGGATGCCTATTGGCTGGAAAAAATGGAAGGGAGAAAAGAGCTGACTCCCGCGGAACCTTTGGGCGACATCCATATGCCCAACAACTCCATCATGCCGTTTATCATCTCCTTGGGGCTTTTCATCGCGGCCTTCGGGGCCATGTACAACCCGTTGAACCAGGTCGGAGACGGGAAGCCTTGGGCCTTGCCGGTCTTGATCATCGGCCTCGCCATCACCTTCGGGACAATGTTCTTGCGTTCCGTCAAGGATGATTACGGATACCATATCCATAAAGAAGATTTGATCGACGATACGGAAAAGGGGGCCAAGGCGTAA
- the cyoE gene encoding heme o synthase, whose protein sequence is MGHPKTLYGTAPAEEKGRENTFVKDFLALIKIGIVHSNSITAFAGLWLAVFYNDPDFHVLQYLDKIVFAMIGVWLVIAGSCIINNYLDRDIDRFMSRTKRRPTVTGSFSPRFIIGLGLSFLAIGTLFLLMASVTSAVLGLIGSFIYIFLYTMWTKRKYTLNTVIGSFSGAMPPLIGWAAVDSDLHFAAWVLFLIMFIWQPPHFLALAMRKSEEYRKAGIPMLPVVYGTAMTKRQIMVWILCLLPLPFYLHSLGIPFLILATILNIGWFVLGLVGYKKGNENQWASKMFVYSLNYLTILFVSMVIAPLL, encoded by the coding sequence ATGGGCCATCCGAAAACCCTTTACGGGACGGCTCCGGCCGAAGAGAAAGGCAGGGAAAATACATTCGTGAAAGATTTTTTGGCGCTGATCAAGATCGGCATCGTCCATTCCAATTCGATCACCGCTTTCGCCGGGCTGTGGCTTGCCGTTTTTTACAACGATCCCGATTTCCATGTATTGCAGTATCTCGACAAGATCGTGTTCGCCATGATCGGGGTATGGCTCGTGATCGCCGGTTCCTGCATCATCAACAATTATCTCGACCGGGACATCGACCGCTTCATGTCAAGGACGAAACGGCGCCCCACGGTGACGGGATCCTTTTCCCCAAGGTTCATCATCGGTCTCGGACTAAGTTTTTTGGCCATTGGCACCCTTTTTCTCCTGATGGCGTCCGTCACTTCCGCCGTCCTCGGTTTGATCGGTTCGTTCATTTACATCTTTCTCTATACGATGTGGACGAAGCGGAAATACACTTTGAATACGGTCATCGGCAGTTTTTCCGGCGCGATGCCTCCGCTGATCGGCTGGGCGGCGGTCGACAGCGATTTGCATTTCGCTGCCTGGGTCTTGTTTTTGATCATGTTCATTTGGCAGCCGCCCCATTTTTTGGCCCTGGCGATGCGGAAGTCGGAGGAATACCGGAAAGCCGGCATCCCGATGCTCCCCGTCGTTTACGGGACGGCGATGACGAAAAGGCAGATCATGGTCTGGATCCTCTGCCTGCTGCCGTTGCCCTTTTATTTGCATTCTTTGGGAATCCCCTTTCTGATTTTGGCAACGATATTAAATATCGGATGGTTTGTTCTCGGACTCGTCGGATACAAAAAGGGAAACGAAAATCAGTGGGCGTCCAAGATGTTTGTGTACTCCCTGAACTATTTGACGATTCTCTTTGTTTCCATGGTGATCGCACCTCTGTTATAA
- the coxB gene encoding cytochrome c oxidase subunit II — protein sequence MMKKWRLIFLSACAALFLSGCGEPYLSALRPAGEVAEKQFNLLLLATSIMVFVVSVVVIIYLIVLLRFRRKKGNEDRIPKQVEGSHVLEIVWTIIPILLLLILAGPTIAETFKLADVKGMEKTDKEGNRDALVVNVRANLYWWEFEYPDLGIVTSQDLVVPTDEKVYFVLKASDVKHSFWIPAAGGKMDANTDNVNKFYLVFDSKKADEAGNLFYGKCAELCGPSHAYMDFKVKAIPREDFDRWVKAMQNAKAPVAETPLAKEGERLFKENNCLACHAVTPKDTRPEKARTAPNLADFGNRSRVAGILEFNKENIKKWLKDPEAVKPGNLMVYPHDPYTEEELDALAEYLMSFKVQ from the coding sequence ATGATGAAAAAATGGCGTCTGATCTTTTTATCCGCCTGTGCGGCGCTCTTTCTTTCCGGCTGCGGCGAGCCCTATTTATCGGCATTGCGCCCCGCCGGCGAAGTGGCGGAAAAGCAGTTCAACCTGCTGCTGTTGGCTACGTCGATTATGGTGTTCGTCGTTTCGGTTGTCGTCATCATCTATTTGATCGTTCTTTTGCGTTTCAGAAGGAAAAAAGGGAATGAAGACCGGATCCCGAAACAGGTGGAAGGAAGCCATGTTTTGGAAATCGTGTGGACGATCATCCCGATCCTCCTCCTCCTGATCCTGGCCGGGCCTACGATTGCGGAAACCTTTAAATTGGCCGATGTCAAAGGGATGGAAAAAACGGATAAAGAGGGAAACCGGGATGCCTTGGTGGTCAATGTGCGCGCCAACCTGTACTGGTGGGAATTCGAGTACCCGGATTTGGGCATCGTCACCTCCCAGGATTTGGTCGTTCCCACGGATGAAAAGGTCTATTTCGTCTTGAAGGCTTCCGATGTGAAACACTCCTTCTGGATCCCCGCCGCGGGCGGAAAAATGGATGCAAATACCGATAATGTCAACAAATTTTACCTTGTCTTCGACTCGAAAAAAGCCGATGAGGCAGGCAACCTGTTCTACGGAAAATGTGCGGAACTGTGCGGTCCTTCCCACGCGTACATGGATTTCAAGGTGAAAGCGATTCCCCGGGAGGATTTCGACCGCTGGGTAAAAGCGATGCAGAACGCGAAAGCCCCGGTGGCTGAAACCCCGCTGGCCAAGGAAGGGGAAAGGCTGTTCAAAGAAAACAACTGCCTGGCCTGCCATGCGGTCACTCCGAAGGATACCCGTCCGGAAAAGGCGAGGACCGCACCGAACCTGGCCGACTTCGGAAACCGTTCAAGGGTGGCCGGCATTCTGGAATTCAACAAGGAAAATATAAAGAAATGGCTGAAGGATCCGGAAGCGGTCAAACCGGGCAACCTGATGGTTTACCCGCATGATCCGTACACGGAGGAAGAACTGGATGCCTTGGCCGAATATTTGATGAGCTTTAAGGTTCAATGA
- a CDS encoding YugN family protein, whose amino-acid sequence MRFENTGLEKFRVDLNKLDEILPKHGLIRAGQWDYERVTYDRKFDIKEGIYYLRVQGYATEGDVGAHDAYIQLLKPILGKYYYPHGVEYGDDEYFPERLVEKCNQILEEVKKDLEPFNEA is encoded by the coding sequence TTGCGCTTTGAAAACACCGGTCTGGAAAAATTCCGGGTCGACCTGAACAAACTGGACGAAATCTTGCCGAAACACGGGCTGATCCGCGCCGGGCAATGGGATTATGAAAGGGTTACATACGACCGGAAGTTCGATATCAAGGAAGGCATCTATTATTTGCGCGTGCAAGGCTATGCGACCGAAGGGGACGTGGGCGCCCACGACGCCTATATCCAGCTGTTGAAGCCGATTTTAGGGAAATATTACTATCCCCACGGTGTGGAATATGGCGATGATGAATATTTCCCGGAACGCCTGGTGGAAAAATGCAACCAGATCCTTGAAGAGGTAAAAAAGGATTTGGAGCCGTTCAATGAAGCATAA
- the ctaF gene encoding cytochrome c oxidase subunit IVB has product MAQEGVKKSNARISYEYRRKKNAEEMRYQVVSFTLMIFLTILAFVAVGSGKFHPDFVVPFILLLAVIQVLFQLFYFMHMSHKGHELPKFFLYGGVFAGFLTVLAMVTIVWW; this is encoded by the coding sequence ATGGCACAGGAAGGCGTCAAGAAATCGAACGCGAGGATCAGCTATGAATACCGGCGCAAAAAGAATGCGGAGGAAATGCGGTATCAGGTCGTTTCCTTCACGCTGATGATCTTTCTGACCATCCTTGCTTTTGTCGCCGTCGGTTCCGGCAAATTTCATCCGGATTTTGTCGTTCCCTTCATTCTCCTTTTGGCCGTCATCCAAGTTCTTTTTCAGCTCTTTTATTTCATGCACATGAGCCATAAGGGGCATGAATTGCCGAAGTTTTTCCTTTACGGGGGCGTATTTGCCGGATTTTTAACCGTGCTTGCCATGGTCACGATCGTCTGGTGGTAA
- the ctaG gene encoding cytochrome c oxidase assembly factor CtaG has product MFRLDQFGFRALWSPYFFIILLLLTLLYFAFLFRHQKRVEEEGLSKRQGVLFVFSVLLLYLIKGSPLDLLGHLMFTFHMVQMALLYLLLPPLFIAAVPDWLWKRIIGLPFVKPAFRLFTKPILALVLFNGLFSFYHVPFIFDFVKTNVFYHELYTAVLFFFAIIMWWPLVNRVEEESELSGLKKIAYLIADSILLTPACALIIFSGKPLYQTYLSGELWVKSLHLCVPADMLASLGPIDPEVFQIMPPLYDQQLGGVIMKLLQEIIYGSVLIYVFREWYRKETEEPDPGL; this is encoded by the coding sequence TTGTTTAGACTTGATCAATTTGGATTCCGGGCGTTGTGGAGCCCGTATTTTTTCATCATTTTGCTCCTCTTGACCCTTTTATACTTTGCGTTCCTTTTCAGGCATCAAAAGCGTGTGGAAGAGGAGGGCTTGAGCAAAAGACAAGGGGTTTTGTTCGTCTTTTCCGTCTTATTGTTGTATCTCATTAAGGGATCGCCCCTCGATTTGCTCGGGCATCTCATGTTCACGTTCCATATGGTGCAAATGGCCTTATTGTATCTGCTGCTGCCGCCCTTGTTCATTGCCGCCGTTCCCGATTGGCTGTGGAAAAGGATCATCGGCCTTCCCTTTGTCAAACCGGCGTTCCGGCTTTTCACCAAACCGATTTTGGCCCTCGTTTTGTTTAACGGCCTGTTCTCCTTTTACCATGTGCCGTTTATTTTTGACTTCGTCAAGACGAACGTGTTCTATCACGAATTGTACACGGCGGTGTTGTTTTTCTTCGCCATCATCATGTGGTGGCCCCTCGTAAACCGGGTGGAAGAGGAAAGCGAATTGTCGGGCCTGAAAAAGATTGCCTACCTGATTGCGGATTCGATCCTGCTCACTCCCGCCTGCGCCCTGATCATTTTTTCGGGAAAGCCTTTGTATCAAACGTACTTAAGCGGGGAATTATGGGTTAAATCCCTCCATTTGTGCGTACCCGCGGATATGCTGGCTTCCCTCGGGCCGATCGACCCGGAAGTTTTCCAAATCATGCCTCCTTTGTATGACCAGCAGCTGGGCGGCGTCATCATGAAGCTCTTGCAGGAGATCATCTACGGATCGGTTTTGATTTACGTGTTCAGAGAATGGTACCGGAAGGAAACGGAGGAGCCTGACCCGGGCTTGTGA
- a CDS encoding DUF420 domain-containing protein: MELALLPTISTSCIVLSAIFVAIGVWAIKRKDRQTHERMMKLGALFAVLFFLIYLGRTVFVGNTSFGGPDHLKPYYFLFLIFHIVLAILGAVLGIRTLWLASRERFDSHKKIGPVTSILWFFSAGTGVVVYILLYVLYPGGQTTSLIKAIFGF; encoded by the coding sequence ATGGAACTTGCGCTCTTGCCGACGATCAGCACGTCGTGCATCGTGCTGAGCGCCATCTTTGTGGCCATCGGCGTGTGGGCCATCAAGCGGAAGGACAGGCAGACCCATGAACGGATGATGAAGCTCGGCGCCCTTTTCGCCGTCCTTTTCTTCCTCATTTATTTGGGCCGGACCGTCTTTGTCGGCAATACGTCCTTCGGCGGGCCGGACCATCTGAAGCCTTATTACTTCCTGTTTTTAATCTTTCACATTGTATTGGCCATTCTCGGCGCGGTCCTCGGCATCCGGACGTTGTGGCTGGCGAGCAGGGAACGGTTTGACAGCCATAAGAAGATCGGCCCCGTCACCAGCATCCTTTGGTTTTTTTCCGCCGGCACCGGAGTCGTTGTTTACATCCTGCTTTATGTCCTTTATCCGGGCGGACAAACCACATCTTTAATCAAAGCCATCTTCGGCTTTTAG